One window of Cygnus olor isolate bCygOlo1 chromosome 28, bCygOlo1.pri.v2, whole genome shotgun sequence genomic DNA carries:
- the LOC121060784 gene encoding thioredoxin-interacting protein translates to MVMFKKVKTFLVAFSEPEKVYCSGEKVAGRVLVEVAEVTRVSAVKVLACGVAKVNWAKGPQQCKQEMEYLRFEDVLTLEEQPTDGDGSVILRPGNKYEYKFGFELPQGPLGTTFKGKYGCVDYWVKAFLERPSFPTQEIKKRFEVMDPVDVNTPELLSPVAAKKEKKVSCMFIPDGRVSVSAQIDRKGFCEGDEICINADFENTCSRIVVPKAAIIAKHTYLANGQTKVFTQKLSCVRGNHIISGMSESWRGKTIRVKKLKPSILGCNILRVEYFLQIYVSVPGSKKIILELPLVIGSRSGIGSRSSSMASQTSSEMSWVDLNLPDAPEAPPCYLDIVPEDHRLESPTTPLLDDPDSFDSPIFMYAPEFKFMPPPTYTEVDPCIANNNVQ, encoded by the exons ATGGTGATGTTCAAGAAAGTCAAGACCTTCCTCGTGGCCTTCAGCGAGCCCGAGAAGGTTTATTGTAGTGGGGAGAAGGTGGCCGGCCGCGTGCTGGTGGAGGTGGCCGAGGTGACTCGCGTCAGCGCCGTCAAGGTGCTGGCCTGCGGGGTGGCCAAAGTCAACTGGGCCAAGGGCCCCCAGCAGTGCAAGCAGGAGATGGAGTACCTGCGCTTCGAGGATGTCCTGACCCTGGAGGAACAGCCCACAG ATGGGGATGGTTCTGTAATCCTGAGACCTGGGAACAAATACGAGTACAAATTCGGATTCGAGCTTCCGCAGGG GCCTCTTGGTACAACCTTCAAGGGAAAGTATGGCTGCGTGGATTACTGGGTGAAGGCCTTCCTCGAGCGCCCGTCGTTTCCCACACAGGAGATAAAGAAGCGCTTCGAGGTTATGGACCCCGTTGATGTGAACACTCCAGAGCTGCTG TCCCCAGTGGCTGccaagaaggagaagaaggtgTCCTGCATGTTCATTCCTGATGGCCGTGTGTCGGTCAGCGCGCAGATCGACAGGAAGGGCTTCTGTGAAG GTGACGAGATCTGCATCAACGCCGACTTCGAGAACACTTGCTCCCGCATCGTGGTGCCCAAAGCAGCCATCATTGCCAAGCACACCTACCTGGCCAACGGGCAAACCAAGGTGTTCACTCAGAAACTCTCCTGCGTCCGGGGCAACCACATCATCTCGGGCATGTCAGAGTCCTGGCGGGGCAAAACGATCCGCGTCAAGAAGCTGAAGCCATCCATCCTGGGCTGCAACATCCTGCGCGTGGAGTATTTCCTGCAG ATCTACGTCAGTGTCCCGGGCTCCAAGAAGATCATTTTGGAGCTGCCCCTCGTCATCGGCAGCCGGTCGGGCATCGGGAGCCGCAGCTCCAGCATGGCCAGCCAGACCAGCTCCGAAATGAGCTGGGTGGACCTCAACCTGCCGGATGCTCCAGAAG CACCCCCCTGCTACCTGGACATTGTGCCTGAAGACCACCGCCTGGAGAGCCCGACCACCCCTCTCCTCGATGATCCCGACAGCTTCGACAGCCCCATCTTCATGTATGCCCCCGAGTTCAAGTTCATGCCGCCGCCCACTTACACCGAG GTGGATCCCTGCATCGCTAACAACAACGTGCAGTGA